In Salvelinus alpinus chromosome 22, SLU_Salpinus.1, whole genome shotgun sequence, one genomic interval encodes:
- the LOC139549365 gene encoding uncharacterized protein isoform X2 — protein sequence MEASRISLHLLFFLLIGQASHTSSTQPQTNVDIDRHDQNSITPEENNSTTLPDPSPEPDNSSSPKEATAGCFTEPQMGVIVVACAGGLVLCLLVSTVVLACQVCRLRHQARAPRPTRSNVDLLSGIGYWGTEHTEGGIVGPCDASIMLEEVQVDDEEQGEEEWKEREEEQAREGRERLNWW from the exons ATGGAAGCCTCCAgaatctctctccatcttctcttcTTCCTTCTGATTGGACAAGCTTCACACACCAGCAGTACTCAGCCTCAGACCAATGTGGACATAGATCGACATGATCAAAACTCCATTACCCCAGAGGAAAACAACAGCACAACACTCCCCGACCCCTCCCCGGAGCCAGACAACTCCAGCTCCCCCAAGGAGGCCACTGCGGGCTGCTTCACGGAGCCCCAGATGGGCGTCATAGTAGTGGCCTGCGCCGGGGGCCTGGTCCTGTGTCTGCTGGTCTCTACTGTGGTCCTGGCCTGCCAGGTGTGCCGTCTTAGGCACCAGGCCCGTGCCCCTCGCCCCACCCGCAGTAATGTGGACCTTTTGAGTGGCATAGGCTACTGGGGCACGGAGCACACAGAGGGGGGCATAGTGGGGCCCTGCGATGCCAGCATCATGTTGGAGGAGGTCCAGGTGGATGATGAAGAGCAGGGAGAAGAAGAGTggaaggaaagggaggaggagcAGGCAAGAGAAGGG AGAGAACGTTTGAATTGGTGGTAG
- the LOC139549365 gene encoding uncharacterized protein isoform X1, with the protein MEASRISLHLLFFLLIGQASHTSSTQPQTNVDIDRHDQNSITPEENNSTTLPDPSPEPDNSSSPKEATAGCFTEPQMGVIVVACAGGLVLCLLVSTVVLACQVCRLRHQARAPRPTRSNVDLLSGIGYWGTEHTEGGIVGPCDASIMLEEVQVDDEEQGEEEWKEREEEQAREGVRSQTGDSGTAGEMSMQLQCSSSRDSCLEVSQELENKPLVV; encoded by the coding sequence ATGGAAGCCTCCAgaatctctctccatcttctcttcTTCCTTCTGATTGGACAAGCTTCACACACCAGCAGTACTCAGCCTCAGACCAATGTGGACATAGATCGACATGATCAAAACTCCATTACCCCAGAGGAAAACAACAGCACAACACTCCCCGACCCCTCCCCGGAGCCAGACAACTCCAGCTCCCCCAAGGAGGCCACTGCGGGCTGCTTCACGGAGCCCCAGATGGGCGTCATAGTAGTGGCCTGCGCCGGGGGCCTGGTCCTGTGTCTGCTGGTCTCTACTGTGGTCCTGGCCTGCCAGGTGTGCCGTCTTAGGCACCAGGCCCGTGCCCCTCGCCCCACCCGCAGTAATGTGGACCTTTTGAGTGGCATAGGCTACTGGGGCACGGAGCACACAGAGGGGGGCATAGTGGGGCCCTGCGATGCCAGCATCATGTTGGAGGAGGTCCAGGTGGATGATGAAGAGCAGGGAGAAGAAGAGTggaaggaaagggaggaggagcAGGCAAGAGAAGGGGTAAGGAGCCAAACGGGGGATTCAGGAACGGCTGGAGAAATGTCCATGCAATTGCAGTGTTCCAGCTCCAGGGATTCATGTCTGGAAGTCTCCCAGGAGCTAGAGAACAAGCCCCTAGTGGTGTGA